One Brassica napus cultivar Da-Ae chromosome A1, Da-Ae, whole genome shotgun sequence genomic region harbors:
- the LOC106362693 gene encoding uncharacterized protein LOC106362693, whose protein sequence is MNSNSKSPVSGDFTAKKANGKDVVSSGEPVEQAVQTSVSLSSALSGDLKKKKPNGKAVVSSAAPIRRTDHSGFFCVNADSGDLMLKKANGKVVDSSSETTKHHGGSGVSSAKVDDVLFFKDVKLGPQEGELRFRLIHYWEARNAFSKTLIGLEMLLIDEQGTVIQGFIPPRRIDTYLPHMIAGSIYRLIRFYGSKSKNVFRVADPDVTISFTWNSVLSPLENSPVQFPEDRFRFYGHEEFEAACDLKGAVYGEFSLDFVFDTDLDFVGHIKLVNEQVLNDGIVLDEGDKASTQRVLVHVQTHDGPVMKLNLWDKAATDFYEKFKAHGNTQSVILVTTVNPKRFGGALNLSSMSSSRVFFDMDVQPTRDYLTWLNSNTEVANRVNPEIVTKAEIATIGDIFSYMKREGAKVAWFECTATIDDVVHGSAWYYISCGGCKTKATKGHTTLMCKKCGKAEVTGVAEYLTKLSVYDNNDQARFVLLGDAGRELTGKTAAELVANYFEANVDVDEDHVIPVPQDLIGTIGQTHKFVIKVSKHNLEGKTQALTVTKVLTPDASVLEDNAEESVDDEPADERKEVADESVKRSSDGVESGEVKRAKCG, encoded by the exons ATGAATTCCAACAGCAAATCTCCTGTTTCCGGCGATTTTACCGCTAAAAAAGCAAACGGAAAAGATGTTGTCTCCTCCGGCGAGCCTGTCGAACAAGCCGTCCAAACCAGTGTCTCTCTCTCATCCGCCCTCTCCGGTGATCTCAAAAAGAAGAAACCAAACGGCAAGGCCGTCGTCTCTTCCGCCGCGCCGATCAGACGTACCGACCATTCCGGTTTCTTTTGCGTCAACGCTGACTCCGGCGATCTTATGCTGAAGAAAGCAAACGGCAAGGTCGTTGACTCCTCCTCTGAGACGACCAAACATCACGGCGGATCTGGTGTCTCCTCCGCCAAAGTTGATGACGTGCTGTTCTTCAAAGATGTCAAGCTCGGACCACAAGAAGGCGAGCTAAGGTTTCGTCTGATCCATTACTGGGAGGCTCGGAACGCATTCTCGAAGACACTTATTGGTCTGGAGATGCTTCTAATTGACGAACAG GGTACTGTGATCCAAGGATTCATCCCACCGAGAAGGATTGACACTTATTTGCCACATATGATTGCTGGTTCCATCTACAGGCTTATTAGATTTTATGGATCTAAAAGCAAGAATGTGTTCCGTGTTGCTGATCCAGACGTGACCATATCTTTCACATGGAATTCTGTTCTTTCTCCTCTAGAGAACAGTCCGGTTCAGTTTCCTGAAGATCGGTTCCGCTTCTATGGGCATGAAGAGTTTGAAGCGGCATGTGACCTCAAGGGGGCTGTTTATGGTGAGTTCTCACTTGATTTTGTGTTTGATACTGATTTAG ATTTTGTTGGTCACATTAAACTGGTGAATGAGCAAGTTCTGAATGACGGTATTGTGCTTGATGAAGGTGATAAAGCTTCTACTCAGCGTGTTTTGGTTCATGTCCAAACACATGA TGGTCCTGTGATGAAGCTTAATCTATGGGACAAGGCTGCCACTGATTTCTATGAGAAGTTCAAGGCGCATGGAAACACTCAGAGTGTAATTCTGGTGACCACTGTCAACCCGAAACGATTTGGAG GCGCTCTAAACCTATCATCTATGTCATCTTCCCGTGTGTTTTTTGACATGGATGTTCAGCCAACCAGAGATTATCTGACTTG GTTAAACTCGAACACGGAAGTTGCTAACAGGGTTAATCCTGAGATTGTCACCAAAGCTGAGATAGCTACTATAGGAGACATCTTCTCCTACATGAAGCGAGAAGGAGCAAAG GTTGCTTGGTTTGAATGCACTGCCACCATTGATGATGTCGTCCATGGTTCAGCATGGTATTATATCTCTTGCGGTGGGTGCAAAACTAAAGCCACCAAAGGGCATACCACTCTTATGTGTAAGAAATGTGGGAAAGCCGAAGTTACCGGTGTTGCAGA GTACCTCACGAAGCTCTCTGTTTATGACAATAATGACCAAGCACGTTTTGTGCTTCTCGGTGATGCTGGGCGTGAGTTAACTGGCAAGACAGCCGCTGAGTTGGTTGCAAACTACTTTGAG GCCAATGTGGACGTAGATGAGGATCATGTAATCCCAGTGCCCCAAGATCTGATTGGTACGATTGGTCAAACGCACAAGTTCGTTATCAAGGTTTCAAAGCACAATTTGGAAGGCAAGACACAAGCTTTGACTGTCACAAAAGTACTCACTCCTGATGCTTCAGTACTTGAAGACAATGCAGAAGAAAGCGTGGATGATGAACCTGCCGATGAGAGGAAGGAAGTTGCAGATGAGTCAGTGAAAAGGAGTTCTGATGGGGTTGAGTCTGGTGAGGTTAAGCGTGCCAAATGTGGCTGA
- the LOC111203541 gene encoding G-type lectin S-receptor-like serine/threonine-protein kinase SD2-5, whose translation MRSFFIFFLTTCLTLFPHPLHAGVPYTGSISPGFEGTQMNYINNNGIFLESNSSAFGFGFITTPASVTLFTLSIIHKPTSRLIWSANRASPVSNSDKLQFESNGTILLRTEGGSEVWRLDNANKNASRMELRDSGNLVVVSGDDGASIWESFDHPTDTLITNQAFKENMKLTSNPSSSNMTYSLEIKSGDMVLSVDSSTPQTYWSMGNDRGRIIEKNGVVTSSSLLGNSWRFFDEKPSLLWQFVYSDNKDDNATWIAVLGNNGVISFSNLGSGVSAADSSTKIPSDQCSTPEPCGSYYSCSGSKVCGCVSGLSRVRSDCKSGIDTSPCDNKKDNNASSPVELVNAGDGVDYFALGFASPFSKKTTLDSCKEFCSNNCSCLGLFFRNSSGDCFLFDWIGSFKASGSGGSGLVSYIKVATNGLGGGDNGDDGDGTHFPYIVIIVLATVFIIGCLIFVAFRIHKRTRTKTILDGDEEHSSEEDNFLENLSGMPIRFTFKDLQSATNNFSIKLGQGGFGSVYEGTLPDGSRLAVKKLEGIGQGKKEFRAEVSIIGSIHHLHLVRLRGFCAEGAHRLLVYEFLAKGSLEKWIFRRRDGDILLDWDTRFNIAVGTAKGLAYLHEDCDARIIHCDIKPENILLDDNFNAKVSDFGLAKLMTREQSHVFTTMRGTRGYLAPEWITNYAISEKSDVYSYGMVLLELIGGRKNYDPSESSEKCHFPSYAFKMMEEGKLLEIVDGKMKNVDVDDERVQRAMKTALWCIQEDMHLRPSMSKVVQMLEGVFHVVQPPSSSTLGSRLYSSFCKSISEEGGGTSSGPSDCNSENYLSAVRLSGPR comes from the coding sequence ATGAGAAgcttcttcatattcttcttaACAACATGTCTGACTCTCTTCCCTCATCCTCTACACGCCGGTGTACCCTACACCGGCAGCATCTCCCCAGGCTTCGAAGGAACTCAGATGAACTACATCAACAACAACGGCATCTTCCTCGAATCCAACAGCTCCGCCTTCGGCTTCGGCTTCATAACCACGCCAGCTTCCgtcactctcttcacactcagcATCATCCACAAACCCACCTCGAGACTCATCTGGTCCGCGAACCGAGCTTCCCCTGTCTCAAACTCCGACAAGCTCCAGTTCGAATCCAATGGAACCATCCTGCTCCGCACAGAAGGAGGATCCGAGGTTTGGAGATTGGACAATGCAAACAAAAACGCTTCGAGAATGGAGCTTCGCGACTCGGGGAACCTCGTGGTTGTCTCCGGCGACGACGGAGCTTCGATCTGGGAGAGCTTTGATCATCCTACAGATACTCTGATCACAAACCAGGCTTTTAAAGAAAACATGAAGCTCACTAGCAACCCGTCTTCGAGCAACATGACTTACTCTCTCGAGATTAAATCAGGAGATATGGTTTTATCCGTCGACAGCTCCACACCTCAAACGTACTGGTCCATGGGGAACGACAGAGGGAGGATCATCGAAAAAAACGGCGTCGTGACTTCCTCCTCTCTCCTCGGGAACTCGTGGAGGTTCTTTGATGAGAAACCGTCTTTGTTATGGCAGTTTGTGTATTCGGATAATAAAGATGATAACGCCACGTGGATCGCTGTTTTAGGAAACAACGGTGTGATCTCGTTCTCGAATCTCGGGAGCGGTGTCTCTGCTGCTGATTCCTCCACCAAAATCCCGAGCGATCAGTGTTCGACTCCCGAGCCTTGCGGGTCTTACTACTCATGCTCTGGGAGTAAAGTGTGTGGATGCGTCTCCGGTTTATCGAGAGTTCGGTCTGATTGCAAATCCGGGATCGATACTTCTCCTTGCGATAATAAGAAAGACAATAACGCATCTTCTCCTGTGGAGCTTGTAAATGCTGGAGACGGTGTTGACTACTTTGCACTAGGGTTTGCTTCTCCTTTCTCCAAGAAGACAACTCTTGATAGCTGTAAAGAGTTCTGCAGCAACAACTGCTCGTGCCTCGGTTTGTTCTTTCGGAACAGCTCTGGTGACtgcttcttgtttgattggattgGGAGTTTTAAAGCCTCTGGAAGTGGAGGGTCTGGTTTGGTTTCTTACATCAAGGTGGCTACTAATGGTTTAGGAGGTGGAGATAACGGTGATGATGGTGATGGGACACACTTTCCTTATATAGTAATTATCGTCTTGGCGACGGTTTTCATCATTGGTTGTTTGATCTTCGTGGCGTTTCGGATCCATAAGAGAACGAGAACGAAAACTATTTTGGACGGTGATGAGGAACATAGCTCAGAGGAGGATAACTTCTTGGAGAATCTATCGGGGATGCCGATTAGGTTTACGTTTAAAGATCTTCAGTCAGCGACTAATAACTTCTCCATCAAGTTAGGTCAAGGAGGGTTTGGATCGGTCTACGAAGGTACGTTACCTGATGGTTCACGTTTAGCGGTGAAGAAGCTTGAAGGAATAGGTCAAGGGAAGAAAGAGTTTCGAGCCGAGGTTAGTATCATCGGTAGCATTCATCATCTGCATCTGGTGCGGCTTAGGGGGTTCTGCGCGGAAGGAGCTCATAGGCTTCTCGTTTATGAGTTCTTAGCGAAAGGTTCGTTGGAGAAATGGATATtcaggagaagagatggagataTTCTGTTGGATTGGGACACAAGGTTCAACATCGCGGTCGGAACAGCGAAAGGTTTAGCTTACCTGCACGAAGATTGCGATGCAAGGATCATCCATTGTGATATTAAACCTGAGAACATTCTTTTGGATGATAACTTCAACGCCAAGGTATCTGATTTCGGACTAGCTAAGCTTATGACACGAGAGCAGAGTCATGTTTTCACGACTATGCGTGGGACAAGAGGCTATTTAGCTCCTGAGTGGATCACGAACTATGCGATCTCGGAGAAGAGCGATGTGTACAGCTACGGGATGGTGTTGCTAGAGCTGATAGGAGGGAGAAAGAACTATGATCCATCAGAGTCCTCGGAGAAGTGTCACTTTCCTTCTTATGCGTTCAAGATGATGGAAGAAGGGAAGCTTTTGGAGATTGTTGACGGGAAGATGAAGAACGTTGACGTGGACGATGAGAGAGTTCAGAGAGCGATGAAGACTGCGCTTTGGTGTATACAAGAAGATATGCATTTGAGACCGTCGATGAGCAAAGTTGTTCAGATGCTTGAAGGTGTCTTTCATGTGGTTCAGCCTCCGTCTTCTTCCACTTTGGGGTCGAGGCTTTACTCGAGCTTCTGTAAGTCGATCAGTGAGGAAGGTGGGGGTACGTCGTCTGGACCGTCGGATTGTAATAGTGAGAACTATCTCTCGGCCGTGAGACTCTCCGGTCCGAGATAG